The Vibrio marisflavi CECT 7928 region AATGGTTGTTCAGCCAAAGCAGCTTATCAGTGTTGAATGCTGAAGCTGACTTGCTGATCGCATTAAGGCTAAATAGTTCAATCATCTCTTCTTTAGAGAAAATTTCTTGATCGCCATGAGACCAACCTAAACGAACCAAATAGTTGTTTAGTGCATTTGGCAGATAACCTTCGTCACGATATTGCATGACTGATACCGCACCGTGACGCTTTGAAAGTTTCGCACCGTCATCACCTAGGATCATTGCACAGTGTGCAAATGTTGGCACTGGAGCGCCTAATGCTTCATAGATGTTGATCTGACGAGGTGTATTGTTGATATGGTCCTCACCACGCACAACATGAGTAATCCCCATATCCCAGTCATCAACAACAACACAGAAGTTATAAGTTGGAGAGCCATCAGTACGACGAATAATCAAATCATCTAGCTGATCGTTACCAATTTCAATTCGACCACGGATTTGGTCTTCAAATACAACGCTACCCTCTTTCGGGTTGCAGAAACGAATCACGCAAGGTTCGCCGTCTGTTGCTGCATCATTCGCTGCTTTAATTTTTGGGTGATTTGCATCGTAGCGAGGCATTTCTTTGTTCGCTTCTTGCTCTGCACGAACTTCATCTAAAAGCTCTTTAGATGCGTAGCACTTATATGCTTTGTCTTCAGCTAACAGTTTATCAACCATTTCGTTGTAACGATCAAAGCGCTTGGTTTGGTAATATGGACCTTCATTCCATTCCAACCCCATCCAAGTCATACCTTCCAAGATAGCGTCAACTGCTTCTTGAGTTGAACGCTCTAAGTCGGTGTCCTCTATACGAAGAACAAACTCTCCTCCTTGGTTCTTTGCATATAGCCAAGAATAAAGTGCCGTACGAGCACCACCTACGTGAAGATAGCCTGTTGGGCTAGGCGCAAAACGCGTTTTAACCGTCATTTGTTGAATACCTATACTTATAAACTGTTGCTGAGTGCTTCAGTAAGAAGTTAAATTTGCGCGCTATTCTATCACTCCCGTGTCAGTGACTACAATTGCTCCGCTATTATTTATTCAGCGCATTTCGGTATACACTGAATAGATGACAATACTTAATAGGATTTAGGTAAGCGCTTTGGTTCGATTCTTTGCATTACTACTGGTATTTTTCAGCACTCTATCTTTCGCAGAACCACTCTATTGGGGAGCACAGAAAGGCAAAACACAGTTTATGATTGTGGGTTCGATTCACGTTGGTGAGCAAAACATGTACCCATTGCCAAAAGCGGTCACTCAGTTCTTAAAAAGCAGTGATGGATTAATTGTTGAGGCAGATATTCGAAAGTTTAGCCCTTCAGACTTGCCTGCACCGACAGTTAAAACAGAACAAGTGCTTGATGCTAAAAGTAACAAGGAACTCAAAAGCATTAGCCAAAAGTTAGGGTTAGATGTAAGTATTTTGCAAAAATCCCCACCTTGGGCAACTGCACTAACATTGCAAATTGGTCAGTTCAAAGAGCTAGGATTATCTCCAGCATTAGGCGTCGACCACAGAGTAATGGCTTTAGCTGAGATGAATAGCGTCCCAATTATCGGGTTAGAAACTGTGGGGTTTCAGTTTAGTCTACTCACTGATTTACCCGACGGAGGTAAGTCACTGCTTAAAAACACCCTAGATGAGTTCGATAAAAGCTTTGGGTACAGTAAGTGCCTAGTGAAAGCTTGGAAAGCTGGCGATAAAACGACTCTTGATCGATTTGCAGAACAAACATCGTTTTCCCGCGACTTTGATAATAAGTTCATTTTTAGCCGCAATCGAGACTGGGCCAAAAAGCTCAGCTCCAAGAATTTTTTGCCCGTCAACGACGGCAAATACTTAATCGTGGTTGGCGCTCTGCATTTAGTCGGTAAAGACAACCTACTCACCTTGCTAAAAAGACGTGGGTTTACTGTCAAACAACTCTCATCTAGCGAACAAGCCCACTGCAAGATCTAGAAGTTCACATTGCTATCAATCAAAACGCAAAAAGGCCCCAATATTTCTACTGAGGCCTTGAATATGGTCGGTGAAAAGGGCTAGATCGGACTGGCGTTTCAGCCCCCGACTCTCTGGTTCTAAGCTATTATCGATAGAACGTAAAAAGCCCCGACAAATGTCGAGGCTTTAAAATGTGGTCGGTGAAGAGGGATTCGAACCCCCGACCCTCTGGTCCCAAACCAGATGCGCTACCAAACTGCGCTATTCACCGAATGTGCTGAATCTCTAAATCAGCTGCGCGTATATTACGGATTACACGACCAAAAGCAAGTCATTTTGACCTCTAAAACCGCCTAAGTTATGCAAGCGGTCAATATTAGAGCAAAAGTTACCAAATGTGACCAAGCACCCAGTTAATTCAACAAGCTGATAACCTAACAACATACAATTGATCTAGATCAGCATACAGTAAGTGAGCAAGTTTTAATCTAAATCCTGTCTTCGACACTTTATAGGGGGCTGTATGGACTTCTGGCTTAATCTTCTTTTTGGTAATGCAATTGGGCTTGCGTCCATGATAGTGATCCTTGGTGCACTAAGCCTTATGCTTTTTTATGGCGTATTTTTCATCTATAAAGTTAAGAATGACAAATCTCCTCACTAGATCGCTTAGCTTCTATTTATTTGACTTGGGTAAATAGAACGTGCTTTGCACCGAAGTAGGTACTTTATCTACTTCGGTTTTTTATTATCTGAAAACTTCAACTCGCTAGCCCTATTCACTTGTTGTTAGATATACTCTGCCTATGTCGTACCAAGATAGTGAGTAAAGCAATGTCTGAAGATTCTGACTTGTTTAAAGAGATGATGGCTGATGTTAAGCCTCTACAAAATGATACTGCTGAATTAAAAAGACAATTTCAATCAACCGAATCTCACGCAGCAAAGCGGCAAGCCGCAATGTCATTGGATAGCGATGACCCAGAGTACTTATCAATTGATCATGCACCAATGATAAAGCCAGATGACGTAGTCGAGTTTAAGCGCGATGGTGTTCAAGAAGGTGTGTATAGAAAATTACGCTTAGGCAAATACCCGATCCAAGCTAAGCTTGATCTCCACAGAAAAACTCTAAAAGAAGCTCGAGATGAAGTAGTGAAGTTCCTCAAGCAATGTATTCGTCTTGATATTCGTACAGCCATCATTATCCATGGCCGCGGAGAGAAATCTAACCCGCCCGCGTTAATGAAGAGCTATACATCAAGCTGGCTACAACAAATAAAGGATGTGCAGTGCTGTCACAGTGCCCTAAGACATCATGGTGGCAGTGGGGCGCTATATGTGCTGCTGAGAAAAAGTAACGAGAAAAAGCTGGAAAATAGAGAGCGCCATCAGAAAAGAATGAGTTAAATCAGAAACAGCCGGACTACAAGATTTCATAGATGCTCACTCAATTGCCTTGAGGTTGATTGGCTATCCGTATATTATTCGCCCACTTCCATTCCGTTGTGAAACGTTAAGAGAACATCATGACCCAAACCAACAGCAAAAGACTCAATAAATTTATTAGTGAAACCGGATTTTGTTCACGTCGAGAAGCAGATAAGCTAATTGAACAAGGCCGAGTCACTATCAATCAGCAAGTCCCAGAAAAAGGCACGCAAGTCTGCCCGGGCGATGAAGTCTGTATCGATGGCAAGCCTGTTCGCGCGAAAGAAAAGCCCATATATATTGCTCTCAATAAACCAACCGGTATTACCTGCACTACTGAAAGAGATATACCGGGTAATATTGTCGACTTCATTGGTCACAAAAAACGTATTTTCCCCATCGGTAGACTAGATAAGCCTTCTGACGGATTAATCTTTTTGACCAATGATGGTGATATCGTCAATAAGATATTGAGAGCAGGCAATAACCACGAAAAAGAGTATGTTGTTCGTGTTGATAAACCCATTACTAGCGCATTCCTAAAACAGATGGGCTCGGGTGTGAATATTCTCGACACTGTCACGCTACCTTGTGAGATTTCCAAAGAAACTAAGTTTTCTTTTCGTATCGTATTAACGCAGGGACTTAACCGACAAATTCGTCGTATGTGTGAAGCTTTGGGTTATCAAGTGCTCAAGCTGAGACGAGTAAGAATTATGAACATCACAATAGATGGCATTCCCAATGGCAAATGGCGTTACCTAACCAACGATGAGGTTGCTGAAATTTTAGTAATGTGCGAAGGTTCAGTGGGCACAGAAGAAGCGTCTAGAGCTGATAAAAAAGGCAAATACATCAAAAAGGCGACAGACGCTAAGCTATTTGATAGCCGCGAAGAAAACCATGCCTCAAAAGCAAGACGAAATCAAAAGCAGAAGACTTACCAAGGGCTCGACGCAGATAAGTTTAGGAAGAATCCAAACTCTGCAAAAGCTAACAATAAGAAACCAACAAAGGGAACCGCTAGAACATTAAAGCGCGAAGAAGACAGTTCTTCTACTTCAGCAAATCAAAAGCGAGTAAAAGGGACACTTAAACTCGGCAAGTAATTGTGTAAAGAGGCGGATAACCGCCTCTTTTTTGTCTATTTAGTACCGAAAATCTTATCACCAGCATCGCCTAGACCCGGAACGATGTAACCATTTTCATCTAGTTTTTCATCAATCGCAGCCGTATAAAGTTCAACATCAGGATGAGCTTTTTCTAATGCTTCAACACCTTCAGGAGCTGCAACTAATACCAACACTTTGAAGTTCGTACACCCTTTTTCTTTCAGTAGATCGATAGTCGCAATCATTGAACCACCGGTCGCCAGCATAGGATCAACAATAAGAGCAATACGCTCATCAATGTTAGAAGCCAGTTTATTAAAGTAAGGCACAGGTTCTAGTGTTTCTTCATCACGATACACACCAACAACACTAATTCTCGCACTTGGAATATGCTCAAGAACGCCATCCATCATACCTAAGCCAGCACGAAGAATTGGCACTACCGTTACTTTCTTGCCTTTAATTTGATCAACTTCTACTGGGCCATTCCATCCTTCAATTGTCACTTTCTCAGTCTCGAAATTCGCTGTTGCTTCATAAGTCAACAAGCTACCGACTTCCGCGGCCAATTCACGAAAACGCTTTGTGCTAATGTCACCTTCTCTCATTAGTCCAACTTTGTGTTTAACAAGAGGATGCTTAACTTCAACAACTTTCATTTCAATCTCCAGATGATATGGGGAATTATTAAAAACTTAGCAGATTATATACGTATCTATGCGGAAGATACATTATTCAACATCAATTCGACTCGCCGAATTTTAGGAATGGAAGGTTGGTTTGTTAGGGTTTGCAAGGGGTAAACATAAGCAAACAAAAAAACATGCGCAAACGTTTGCTCTTTTAGATTAAGCACTGGTAGAATAGCGCCGTTTTCACATCTAATATTAAGACCGAGGATTTCCCCGTGAGCGGTAACAACTCTTCTTTAAGCTATAAAGACGCTGGTGTAGATATCGATGCAGGTAATGCGCTTGTTGATCGAATCAAAAGTTCTGTTAAACGTACACGTCGCCCTGAAGTAATGGGTGGTATTGGCGGCTTTGGTGCACTTTGCGAACTGCCAACTAAGTACAAGCAACCTGTTCTAGTTTCTGGCACAGATGGAGTTGGAACAAAACTGCGCCTTGCTCTAGATATGGGCAAACACGATACAATCGGTATCGACTTGGTCGCAATGTGTGTGAATGACCTGATTGTACAGGGCGCTGAGCCGCTATTCTTCCTAGACTACTACGCGACTGGCAAACTGGATGTTGATACTGCGGCTGACGTAGTCACTGGTATTGCTGATGGTTGTGTTCAAGCTGGATGTTCACTAATCGGTGGTGAAACTGCTGAAATGCCAGGAATGTACGAAGGCGAAGACTACGATGTTGCTGGGTTCTGCGTCGGTGTTGTTGAAAAAGAAAACATTATCGATGGCACTAAAGTAGCAGCTGGCGATGCACTTATTGCTGTTGGTTCAAGTGGCCCACACTCAAACGGCTACTCTCTAATTCGCAAGATCTTAGAAGTCTCTGGCGCAAGCAAAGAAGAGATTCTTGAAGGTAAAAGCATTGGCGAGCACCTACTAGAGCCAACCAAAATTTACATTAAGTCTGCGCTCGATCTTATTGAGAAGCACGATATCCACGCGATTTCTCATATTACTGGTGGCGGTTTCTGGGAAAATATCCCGCGCGTACTTCCAGAAGGAACGAAAGCAGTCATCGATGGCAACAGCTGGCAGTGGCCAACAATCTTCAACTGGCTACAAGAGAAAGGCAACGTTGATACCCATGAAATGTATCGCACCTTTAACTGTGGCGTTGGCCTTGTCATAGCTCTCCCACAAGCACAGGCAGATTCAGCCGTTGAATTACTAAAAGAGCATGGTGAAAACGCTTGGGTTATCGGTAGTATTGCTCAAGCAGACGCTGCTGAAGAACAAGTTGAGATCTGCTAAGCATGAAGAATATTGTTGTTTTAATCTCTGGCAACGGAACTAACCTGCAAGCGATCATTGATGCATGTGAGAGCAACATAACCGCAGGCAAAGTAACTGCGGTATTTTCAAACAAAGCTGATGCTTATGGTCTTGAACGAGCTAAGCTTGCGGGTGCTTCAGGAGTTTTCATCGATCCTAAGCAATTTGAAACTCGTGAAGCGTTTGATCAAGAGTTGATGGAGAAAATTGACAACTATCAGCCTGATTTAATTGTTCTTGCGGGCTATATGCGTATTTTAAGCAACGGATTTGTTCGCCACTACCTAGGTAAAATGGTTAACATTCATCCATCTTTGCTGCCTAAGTACCCTGGCCTAAATACTTATCAGCGTGCTATCCATGCGGGTGATGAAGAACACGGAACCAGTGTCCACTTTGTAACGGAGCAGTTAGATGGCGGACCTGTTATCTTGCAAGCTAAGGTGCCGATTTTTGACGAAGATAATGTCGAAGAACTAACTAAGCGAGTGCAAAGCCAAGAGTACAGAATCTACCCGTTAGTGGTTGATTGGTTTGTTAATGATCGCCTTGAGATGAAAGATGGTAAAGCTTTCTTAGACGGCAATCAGCTTGGCATTCACGGTTACGCGGAAGAGTAACTGTAACCAGCAATTGTGAAAAAGGGATGCATCGTGCATCCCTTTTTAGTTTACTTACAAACGTCGCTTCTTTTTCTCTTTCGGCTTTGCGTAAGCAACATCTTTGAGTTGCTCAGCATTACCGTCAATCAATTCACCGAACTGAAATAGGGAAAACTCTCCTGGCTTCATTCTATGCCAAGTTTCGTCATTGGTAAGCGGCTGTGTTGCGATAACCGTTACAATATCATTTGGCGTCGTTTCCTCTTGGAAATTGACTGTCATTTCTTCATCAATGAGGCTAGCTTTTCCAAACGGCGCACGACGAGTGATCCAATAAAGATGATTGGTGCAATACGACATAACATACTCGCCATCTGACAAGAGCATATTGAACACGCCCCTTTCACGCAGCTTATCGCAGCACTTGGTTACAAACCTAAATACTTCCAGCATATCTGTCGGTGGCTGAGGATATTCTTTTTCAAGCTCTCCCATCAACCAACAAAATGAAAACTCGCTATCCGTTTCTCCGACTGCGCGATGACGCCCAGTTGGCCAATCTTCATAGTCTGCCAACTGGCCATTATGTGCGAAAGTCCAATACCTTCCCCAAAGTTCACGAGTAAATGGGTGAGTATTAACAAGACTCACTTCTCCACGATTTGCCTGACGAATATGGCTTATCACAGCTCGGCTTTTTATTGGATAGCTTTGAACTAAATCTGCAATTTTTGAATCACAACTTGGGTTTGGATCTTTAAATGTTCTAAACCCTTTACCTTCATAGAAGGCAATGCCCCAACCATCACTATGGGGGCCAGTATTTCCCCCTCGTTGAATAAGCCCTGCAAAGCTAAAACAAATATCGGTGGGAACATTAGCGCTCATTCCGAGCAATTCGCACATAGACTACATTCTCCCTAAAGTGTTATTCCATTTCTTTTTCAATCAGCTGGATAATGATGTGAATAATTTTAATGTGGATTTCTTGAATTCTATCCGCGTATCCAAAGTGGGGAACTCGGATTTCAATATCCGCAACTCCTGCCATTTTTCCGCCATCTTTACCTGTCAAAGCGATGGTTTTCATTCCTTTCGCTTTAGCCGCTTCAATAGCATTCAAGATATTGCCTGAGTTACCCGATGTAGATAGTCCGAACAATACATCACCTGACGCGCCAACCGCTTCTACGTAACGAGAAAATACAAAGTCATAACCAAAGTCGTTACTCACACATGATAGGTGGCTTGGGTCCGAAATCGCGATACCAGGGTAGCCCGGACGGTTTTCTCTGTAACGACCAGTCAGCTCTTCAGCAAAGTGCATTGCGTCACAGTGAGATCCACCGTTACCACACGAAAGTACTTTCCCACCTTGCTTAAATGAGTCAGCAATCAATTTTGCCGCTTTTTGAATTTGCTCGATGTTTTTTTCGTCACTAATAAATTTGTTTAATACGTCTGCCGCTTCCGTGAGTTCATTTTTTATTAGATCTAGGTACATAGGGTTTCTCTTAATTGATCGATTAATGGGTACTGAGCCGATTCTGATTGAAAAGAGCTATGTGGCTACAACAAAGCCCGAAGCTCTAAAACCTGAGTTTACATCAAGCCTTGCTCGCTTCGATAGCAGAAAAGTAACAATTTATACATCTTGGGGTAAGAAACATACTCACATTGCTGAAAGGGTGCTTTCGTCATAACTCGTCTAGCTCAAAAACAAGCATTTTCTGCTCAATTAAAATTTTTCCTTTACAAGTTGATAACAAAAACACACAATAACTGGTACGACCACATACCAGTTAACAAATCCTATACGAGGAAATAAAGTATGGCGCCCCTACTCGCTGTTATATCTTTTTTTGTTGTATTACTTGCTTGTCTTTACCACCGACGCTCTATTGTAACCACCCTATCCTTGCTCACCGCTACAATGATCGCTTTATCATTTGCTGGGTTAATAAATATTGCTGCGTGGGCAGTATTCGTTGTTTTATCCGCAGTCATTTCGATACCTTCTGTACGTCAAAGACTCATCTCTCGCCAAGCGTTTAACCTGTTTAAGAAAGTCTTACCTGAGATGTCTCAAACAGAAACCGAAGCCCTGGAAGCGGGCACAGTATGGTGGGAAGCAGAGCTGTTTGCAGGAAAGCCAAATTGGAAAAAACTCGATGCAATCAGTGCACCAAAGCTGAGCCCTGAAGAACAAGCTTTTCTTGATGGTCCGGTGAATACAGTATGTGCAATGGTGAATGACTATCAGGTCACTCACGAACTTGCCGATTTGCCACCAGACGTATGGCAATACCTAAAAGATAACAAGTTCTTCGCCATGATTATCAAGAAAAAATATGGTGGACTAGAGTTTTCTGCCTACGCTCAATCGTTGGTTCTGCAAAAGCTCACTGGCGTATCTAGCGTTTTATCTTCTACCGTAGGCGTTCCCAACTCATTAGGACCAGGCGAGCTTCTTCAGCATTATGGAACTAAAGAGCAGAAAGACCATTACTTACCTCGACTAGCCGAAGGTAAAGAAATCCCTTGTTTTGCTCTTACTAGCCCCGAAGCTGGTTCTGATGCGGGCTCTATTCCTGACTTTGGCGTAGTCTGCTATGGAGAATGGAAAGGCGAAACTGTTTTAGGCATGAGCCTAACATGGAACAAACGTTATATTACTCTTGCTCCAGTCGCCACTGTGTTAGGTCTCGCCTTCAAGCTAAAAGATCCTGACAATCTACTCGGCGATAAAAAGGATATCGGTATTACCTGTGCACTCATTCCAACCGACTTATCGGGCGTTGAAATTGGTCGTCGCCACTTCCCACTAAATATACCTTTTCAAAACGGGCCAACTCGAGGAGAGAATGTTTTTGTTCCGCTCGATTTCATTATTGGTGGCTCAAAAATGGCAGGGCAAGGCTGGCGCATGCTGGTTGAATGCCTGTCGGTTGGACGCGGAATCACCCTACCTTCAAATTCCACGGGTGGACTAAAAACGGCCGCGCTAGCTACCGGAGCATACGCTCGTATTCGTCGCCAATTCAAACAACCTATTGGCCATATGGAAGGTATAGAAGAACCGTTAGCACGTATTGGTGGTAATGCCTATGTTATGGATGCAGCCAGTACCTTGACAGTTGCCGGTATTGATTTAGGTGAAAAGCCTTCCGTGATTTCAGCGATTGTAAAATACCACTGCACCCACAGAGGGCAGCAAGGAATCATTGATGCAATGGACATCGTTGGTGGCAAAGGTATTTGCTTAGGCCCATCCAACTTCCTAGCTCGTGGTTATCAAGGAGCCCCAATAGCCATTACAGTAGAAGGCGCGAATATTCTTACTCGTTCAATGATCATTTATGGGCAAGGAGCAATTCGTTGCCATCCATACGTTCTAACCGAGATGCAATCTGTGCACTCTAATACCTCAAACGCCTTACAAACTTTTGATAGCGCGCTCACCAAGCACGTTGGTTTTACATTGAGTAACCTTGCAAGAAGTTTTTGGTTAGGGTTAACAGATGGCGTTGGCTCAAGCTCTCCAAGCAAAGATCAAACCAAACGCTACTACCAACAGGTCAATCGTTATAGTGCAGTATTAGCACTTCTTTCTGATGTATGTATGGCGACATTAGGTGGTTCATTAAAGAGAAAAGAGCGTTTGTCTGCTCGACTTGGTGATGTATTGAGCCAACTCTATTTAAGTACCTCAACACTCAAGCGCTTCGACTTGGAGGGTAGACAGAAAGAAGATCTGCCGCTTGTTCATTGGGGACTGCAAGATAGCTTATATCAAACTGAGCATGCAATAGCAGAACTGCTTGAGAACTTACCAAACAAATGGCTTGGTAAGCTGCTTAAATTCATCGTTATGCCTTATGGAAAGGTACGCAGAAAACCAAGTGATAAGTTAGATAACCAAGTAGCACAAATACTGCAAACGCCTTCGGCTACACGTTCAAGGTTAGGCCGCTACCAATTTGTGCAAGAGTGCGAAAATAGCCCTGTTGGTAAGATTGAAAAAGCATTAGAAGTCATACTAAGTGCAGAGCCTGTGTTCAATAAGATCTGTAAAGCGACAAATAGCAAAAGACCATTTGTAAGGCTAGATGAAGTTGCTGCAATTGGACTAGAGAAAAATATTATTAATAATCAAGAGGCTGAGCTGTTAATTGAAGCAGAACAAAGGCGCCTCGAAACAATCAATGTTGATGACTTCGAGCCACATGAGCTGTCTAGCTTAACTACAATACCCATCGATACGCGAAACAATCATGTAGCATAGAGAAACAAACATAGGCCACTTAACAAAAACCCCGTAACTTTAAGCTGCGGGGTTTTATTTTATATGCTTGGTCGAAAGTTATCACTCATCGGGAATGTCGAGCTTCATCTCTGGAATTTGCCTACTGGCCTTGAACTTGCGCCACACAAACCAAATAACGAAGCCTAGGAAAATAGCGACCACATTACCGATAGCGATAAAAATCATACTACGAGTACGAGCTTCTTCTCTCATCTTCAACATGCGCAGCTCTTCTAAGATTTTCTGTTGCTGCAATTCCCTTTCCTGCTGAATTCGGCGGGTTTCATCGATATCGACATCTTCCAATACACTGTAAGTGCGGTTATTCAAGGTAAACATCAGTGGGCGATCGGTTCCCGCTTCAGTGGCATAAACTCGACCAAACCAAGTGAAGTTTCCTAGCTGACCAGTATTAGGCAAATCGATTTCCAATTTTAAGCTATCTTTGTCAGCGTAGTCCTCAAGCTTAACTTCTGTCTCTTCAGGGTCTAATCGGGTTATGTGAGCAGCCAGAGAGCCGGGCTTAATAGCTCCTTCTTCACCCGAAATAATCACTTTGTGGCTTACCCCTTCTTCCCGGGCTTGAATAAAAGTCACATGGTAAGGCTCTGGATAAACTAAGACTTGCTGCTCTTGAGCACGCAAAAACACACCATTACCAGAAGTAATTCTCACAACATATTTACCCGGGCGAGACTTAATCGGCAAAGTAACAGTAAACACGCCATCACCCGGATATTCATCTAGCCCTTTACCATCATCGAAAAATTCCCCTATCACTTCAGGTATTGGTCGGGCTTCTTCATCTAATTCTGCTTCATTCGAAACATACTTAGTAAATGTGACCTTTAACTCAAGCCTGTCTAAAAAGTCCCTTAACACTAAAGGCTTGTTATCTGAGGTTAGTTGCGCTGTAAATTTGATATGTTCGCCATGATATAAACGTGCGGGCATTTTATCGGTCGATAGTTCTAAATGTGAAAACATCTTGATGTTGTTCTTTGGCGTGACTTTTCCTATCGCTTGCCAAGGGCCGGGCATTGGTTTGTCGATCATGATGATATCCATTGAGGGTTCTTGATACCACTGAACCTTCTTTGGCTTTTTCCATGCGTAATATTTTGTCCCGTCAGGGCGAACCAAGACAACTGGCTTAGAGGGCTTTTCTCTATAAATAACAAAGGTGACTTGTTCAACGGTGGGATCGATGCGGAATCGGTTGTCTAGCAACGACATGGTGGTCTCAGTTGCTGCAATAGCGCTATTACAAAGCAATACGCCAAGCAAAACCCATATCGTCCTTAACATATATTCTCCCGCAATCCGTTGAAGTTGAGTTAAGCTTTATCGCCAGAGACAACTTCCATTCTTTTCAATAAGATCCAATCTTTTCTGGTGTGCATCTAGTTCATCGGCGGAAGCCCGCAAAACCTTTAGCGCTTTTCTGCCACTAGCCGCACGTTTTATCAATTCACCACCAGCCATATTGTCTCCTTGGGCACCAGCATTAAA contains the following coding sequences:
- the gltX gene encoding glutamate--tRNA ligase; this encodes MTVKTRFAPSPTGYLHVGGARTALYSWLYAKNQGGEFVLRIEDTDLERSTQEAVDAILEGMTWMGLEWNEGPYYQTKRFDRYNEMVDKLLAEDKAYKCYASKELLDEVRAEQEANKEMPRYDANHPKIKAANDAATDGEPCVIRFCNPKEGSVVFEDQIRGRIEIGNDQLDDLIIRRTDGSPTYNFCVVVDDWDMGITHVVRGEDHINNTPRQINIYEALGAPVPTFAHCAMILGDDGAKLSKRHGAVSVMQYRDEGYLPNALNNYLVRLGWSHGDQEIFSKEEMIELFSLNAISKSASAFNTDKLLWLNNHYIKTSDPEYVAEHLQWHLDNQNISLENGPAITEVIKLVGERCNTLVELAEQSRYFYEDFSEFDATAAKKHLRGVAKAPLELALEKVNQLTEWTTESLHNVIKEVCEELEIGMGKIGMPLRVAVTGAGQSPSVDAVMQLIGKERVASRIEMALEFIRQREANA
- a CDS encoding TraB/GumN family protein, with product MVRFFALLLVFFSTLSFAEPLYWGAQKGKTQFMIVGSIHVGEQNMYPLPKAVTQFLKSSDGLIVEADIRKFSPSDLPAPTVKTEQVLDAKSNKELKSISQKLGLDVSILQKSPPWATALTLQIGQFKELGLSPALGVDHRVMALAEMNSVPIIGLETVGFQFSLLTDLPDGGKSLLKNTLDEFDKSFGYSKCLVKAWKAGDKTTLDRFAEQTSFSRDFDNKFIFSRNRDWAKKLSSKNFLPVNDGKYLIVVGALHLVGKDNLLTLLKRRGFTVKQLSSSEQAHCKI
- a CDS encoding DUF3149 domain-containing protein codes for the protein MDFWLNLLFGNAIGLASMIVILGALSLMLFYGVFFIYKVKNDKSPH
- the smrA gene encoding DNA endonuclease SmrA, whose product is MSEDSDLFKEMMADVKPLQNDTAELKRQFQSTESHAAKRQAAMSLDSDDPEYLSIDHAPMIKPDDVVEFKRDGVQEGVYRKLRLGKYPIQAKLDLHRKTLKEARDEVVKFLKQCIRLDIRTAIIIHGRGEKSNPPALMKSYTSSWLQQIKDVQCCHSALRHHGGSGALYVLLRKSNEKKLENRERHQKRMS
- the rluF gene encoding 23S rRNA pseudouridine(2604) synthase RluF; the protein is MTQTNSKRLNKFISETGFCSRREADKLIEQGRVTINQQVPEKGTQVCPGDEVCIDGKPVRAKEKPIYIALNKPTGITCTTERDIPGNIVDFIGHKKRIFPIGRLDKPSDGLIFLTNDGDIVNKILRAGNNHEKEYVVRVDKPITSAFLKQMGSGVNILDTVTLPCEISKETKFSFRIVLTQGLNRQIRRMCEALGYQVLKLRRVRIMNITIDGIPNGKWRYLTNDEVAEILVMCEGSVGTEEASRADKKGKYIKKATDAKLFDSREENHASKARRNQKQKTYQGLDADKFRKNPNSAKANNKKPTKGTARTLKREEDSSSTSANQKRVKGTLKLGK
- the upp gene encoding uracil phosphoribosyltransferase, producing MKVVEVKHPLVKHKVGLMREGDISTKRFRELAAEVGSLLTYEATANFETEKVTIEGWNGPVEVDQIKGKKVTVVPILRAGLGMMDGVLEHIPSARISVVGVYRDEETLEPVPYFNKLASNIDERIALIVDPMLATGGSMIATIDLLKEKGCTNFKVLVLVAAPEGVEALEKAHPDVELYTAAIDEKLDENGYIVPGLGDAGDKIFGTK
- the purM gene encoding phosphoribosylformylglycinamidine cyclo-ligase; the encoded protein is MSGNNSSLSYKDAGVDIDAGNALVDRIKSSVKRTRRPEVMGGIGGFGALCELPTKYKQPVLVSGTDGVGTKLRLALDMGKHDTIGIDLVAMCVNDLIVQGAEPLFFLDYYATGKLDVDTAADVVTGIADGCVQAGCSLIGGETAEMPGMYEGEDYDVAGFCVGVVEKENIIDGTKVAAGDALIAVGSSGPHSNGYSLIRKILEVSGASKEEILEGKSIGEHLLEPTKIYIKSALDLIEKHDIHAISHITGGGFWENIPRVLPEGTKAVIDGNSWQWPTIFNWLQEKGNVDTHEMYRTFNCGVGLVIALPQAQADSAVELLKEHGENAWVIGSIAQADAAEEQVEIC
- the purN gene encoding phosphoribosylglycinamide formyltransferase; amino-acid sequence: MKNIVVLISGNGTNLQAIIDACESNITAGKVTAVFSNKADAYGLERAKLAGASGVFIDPKQFETREAFDQELMEKIDNYQPDLIVLAGYMRILSNGFVRHYLGKMVNIHPSLLPKYPGLNTYQRAIHAGDEEHGTSVHFVTEQLDGGPVILQAKVPIFDEDNVEELTKRVQSQEYRIYPLVVDWFVNDRLEMKDGKAFLDGNQLGIHGYAEE
- a CDS encoding class II glutamine amidotransferase, encoding MCELLGMSANVPTDICFSFAGLIQRGGNTGPHSDGWGIAFYEGKGFRTFKDPNPSCDSKIADLVQSYPIKSRAVISHIRQANRGEVSLVNTHPFTRELWGRYWTFAHNGQLADYEDWPTGRHRAVGETDSEFSFCWLMGELEKEYPQPPTDMLEVFRFVTKCCDKLRERGVFNMLLSDGEYVMSYCTNHLYWITRRAPFGKASLIDEEMTVNFQEETTPNDIVTVIATQPLTNDETWHRMKPGEFSLFQFGELIDGNAEQLKDVAYAKPKEKKKRRL